The Pseudomonadota bacterium genome has a segment encoding these proteins:
- a CDS encoding type II toxin-antitoxin system prevent-host-death family antitoxin, which yields MKATTVTTSELKARCSEIVNRVMRTRAPIDLTKRGRKVARIVPVDGDAEADLFGFAKGSITVRGDIVEPLDAAWEAAE from the coding sequence ATGAAGGCAACAACAGTCACGACCAGCGAGCTCAAGGCGCGCTGCTCCGAGATCGTGAACCGCGTGATGCGCACGCGGGCGCCTATCGATCTGACGAAGCGCGGGCGGAAGGTCGCGCGCATCGTGCCGGTCGACGGGGACGCCGAGGCGGACCTCTTCGGGTTCGCCAAGGGGAGCATCACCGTGCGCGGGGACATCGTCGAGCCGCTCGACGCTGCGTGGGAGGCTGCCGAGTGA
- a CDS encoding Gfo/Idh/MocA family oxidoreductase encodes MIERTATWERPGVSPLGVALVGYGRWGSNVARDLALTEGAALTHVVDVSAQALACAARAHPAAAVSERLPDVLGVVDAVAICTPPETHAGLAREALGAGKHVFVEKPFAMDAEEAEALEALSSSVQRVIMVGHQMLYHTAFEDLRRVVASGELGALRAVHTVRAGMVDATRDPGALWAYGPHDVAMILALAGGKPRAIRAAETATEEIALALEFEGGLVSESLLAGRSPSRSRRLTAICERGELVFDDSAPPEPAAGTADRLPLARELADFVACALRGGRPRTHGGHAAAVTRVLADAGRMLARERSATSSFRWSRALS; translated from the coding sequence TTGATCGAACGCACCGCGACATGGGAGAGGCCGGGCGTGTCGCCCCTCGGGGTCGCGCTCGTCGGCTACGGCAGGTGGGGATCGAACGTCGCGCGCGATCTCGCCTTGACCGAAGGCGCAGCGCTGACGCACGTCGTCGACGTGAGCGCGCAGGCGCTCGCCTGTGCCGCGCGGGCGCACCCCGCGGCCGCGGTGTCCGAGAGGCTCCCGGACGTCCTCGGCGTCGTGGACGCGGTCGCGATCTGCACGCCTCCGGAGACGCACGCCGGGCTCGCGCGGGAGGCGCTCGGGGCGGGCAAGCACGTCTTCGTCGAGAAGCCTTTCGCCATGGACGCCGAAGAAGCGGAAGCGCTCGAGGCGCTGTCGTCTTCTGTGCAGCGCGTGATCATGGTCGGGCACCAGATGCTGTACCACACCGCGTTCGAAGATCTTCGCCGGGTCGTGGCCTCGGGCGAGCTCGGGGCGCTTCGCGCCGTGCACACCGTCCGTGCGGGGATGGTCGACGCGACGCGCGATCCGGGCGCCCTGTGGGCGTACGGCCCTCACGACGTCGCCATGATCCTCGCGCTCGCCGGCGGGAAGCCGCGCGCGATCCGCGCCGCCGAGACCGCGACGGAGGAGATCGCGCTCGCGTTGGAGTTCGAAGGAGGGCTCGTCTCCGAGAGCCTCCTCGCGGGCCGCTCGCCGTCGCGATCACGGCGCCTGACGGCGATCTGCGAGCGCGGAGAGCTGGTCTTCGACGACTCGGCGCCGCCCGAGCCCGCGGCGGGCACGGCGGATCGGCTTCCCTTGGCGCGGGAGCTCGCCGACTTCGTGGCCTGCGCCCTGCGGGGCGGTCGCCCGCGCACGCACGGCGGGCACGCGGCGGCTGTGACGCGCGTCCTCGCCGACGCCGGGCGGATGCTGGCGCGGGAGCGGTCGGCTACTTCTTCTTTTCGATGGTCTCGAGCTCTTTCATGA
- a CDS encoding type II toxin-antitoxin system VapC family toxin, whose product MRLLLDTHILIWLAEGLADLPPRARVRINNAARGPGLAVSAISFWEVAMLAGKGRISIRRPLPAWRAEVLAAPGIDEILVSGEVGIEAVLLPGELHEDPADRILVATARVHGLALGTRDKRLLAYGELGHVATVSL is encoded by the coding sequence GTGAGGTTGCTGCTCGACACGCACATCCTCATCTGGCTCGCCGAGGGGCTCGCCGATCTGCCGCCGCGCGCGCGCGTTCGAATCAACAACGCGGCCAGGGGGCCCGGCCTCGCGGTCTCCGCCATCTCGTTCTGGGAGGTCGCGATGCTCGCCGGGAAGGGGCGCATCTCGATCCGGCGGCCTTTACCCGCGTGGCGCGCGGAGGTGCTCGCGGCGCCGGGGATCGACGAGATCCTGGTCTCGGGGGAGGTCGGCATCGAGGCGGTCCTCCTGCCCGGCGAGCTGCACGAGGATCCCGCGGATCGCATCCTCGTCGCCACGGCGCGGGTCCACGGTCTCGCGCTCGGCACGCGGGACAAGCGCCTCCTCGCCTACGGCGAGCTCGGCCACGTGGCGACGGTCTCGTTGTGA
- a CDS encoding zinc-ribbon domain containing protein: MGFEDRKLVCVQCGVEFVFSAGEQEFFAQRGLASEPRRCAACRKSSKQKRSHKGRQQRGEYRSPAFRASAPEHQGAPGRGPRSGPRIENRDYRSPASFDGKKLKGEADYRSPAFAGIDTVDPEDEYRAPGFKEYVEIKPEQEYRAPGFAEYRDRWRDERPTFSITCAACGQKAMVPFLPEEKERPLCDACHRAERAAQLEAERAAAAAAVEASQEPGPTDGCETKKNGEL, from the coding sequence ATGGGCTTCGAGGACAGGAAACTGGTCTGCGTTCAGTGCGGCGTCGAGTTCGTCTTCTCGGCCGGCGAGCAGGAGTTCTTCGCGCAGCGCGGGCTCGCATCCGAGCCCAGGCGGTGCGCCGCGTGCCGCAAGTCATCGAAGCAGAAGCGATCCCACAAGGGTCGGCAGCAACGCGGCGAGTACAGGTCCCCGGCCTTCCGCGCGAGCGCTCCGGAACACCAGGGCGCGCCGGGGCGCGGGCCGAGGTCCGGCCCCCGCATCGAGAACCGCGACTACCGATCGCCCGCGTCCTTCGACGGGAAGAAGCTGAAGGGAGAGGCCGACTACAGGTCGCCGGCGTTCGCCGGAATCGACACGGTCGATCCGGAGGACGAGTACCGCGCCCCGGGTTTCAAGGAGTACGTGGAGATCAAGCCCGAGCAGGAGTACCGCGCCCCCGGGTTCGCCGAGTACCGCGATCGCTGGCGCGACGAGCGGCCGACGTTCTCCATCACCTGCGCCGCGTGCGGCCAGAAGGCGATGGTCCCGTTCCTGCCCGAGGAGAAGGAGCGCCCCCTGTGCGACGCCTGTCACCGCGCCGAGCGGGCCGCGCAGCTCGAGGCGGAGCGTGCGGCGGCAGCCGCAGCCGTGGAGGCGTCCCAGGAGCCGGGGCCCACTGACGGGTGCGAGACAAAAAAAAACGGCGAACTCTAA
- a CDS encoding acetate--CoA ligase family protein — protein MLSDSPIVFAVAPDKPTAAFARRAFSRAGIGAAAFVQGESQAAALTRKIRDAGDRAVIAVLDSRSPRASLDAIAACGASGGLALCLAEPQGPSTADRDGWLFGQIWSQRGGLCCPDIGTMIEAIRLHAFLGPSATTSVRTAPSRSAVAARLGALAARLGVLSAARDKSAAPTLEIAASGEVSLCASGSRLALPDPESSLRALGLLASGARKSGAEPSPPVDRDVVDLIVRPPARTLSEVASKRLVEAYGIALPKERLCASPTESTRYAAELGTPAVLKLVRPGTPNKALSGAVRLGVSGAAHVRRAHHELVRRGKALGPPAPLGVLVCPEIGGGARIWIARERHPVLGLLVAGGAGDRPTEPAGFALAAPATIVECRRALAGAGLAAQPAQLDALAEATSRLSRLVGDLGDRIDLAEIHPLVAPEDGPALALDALIAVSD, from the coding sequence ATGCTCTCCGACTCCCCGATCGTCTTCGCCGTCGCGCCGGACAAGCCGACCGCCGCGTTCGCGCGCCGCGCCTTTTCGAGGGCCGGCATCGGGGCCGCCGCGTTCGTCCAAGGCGAATCGCAGGCCGCGGCGCTGACCCGGAAGATCCGCGACGCGGGTGATCGCGCGGTGATCGCCGTGCTCGACTCGAGATCCCCGCGCGCCTCCCTCGACGCGATCGCGGCGTGCGGCGCGTCGGGCGGCCTCGCCCTCTGCCTCGCCGAACCGCAGGGCCCGTCGACCGCGGATCGGGACGGCTGGCTGTTCGGGCAGATCTGGTCGCAGCGCGGCGGCCTGTGCTGCCCCGACATCGGGACGATGATCGAGGCGATCCGCCTGCACGCCTTTCTCGGCCCGAGCGCAACAACCTCGGTGCGCACCGCCCCTTCCAGGAGCGCCGTCGCGGCCCGGCTCGGCGCATTGGCCGCCCGGCTCGGCGTGCTCTCGGCGGCACGAGACAAGTCCGCCGCGCCGACACTGGAGATCGCGGCGAGCGGCGAGGTGTCCCTTTGCGCATCCGGTTCGCGCCTCGCGCTCCCGGATCCCGAGTCGTCATTGCGCGCGCTCGGCCTGCTCGCGAGCGGCGCACGCAAGAGCGGCGCCGAGCCCTCCCCGCCCGTCGATCGGGACGTCGTCGACCTCATCGTCAGGCCGCCGGCGCGGACCCTCTCCGAGGTCGCCTCGAAACGGCTCGTGGAAGCCTACGGCATCGCGCTCCCGAAGGAACGGCTCTGCGCCTCGCCGACGGAGTCCACACGATACGCGGCCGAGCTCGGCACTCCCGCGGTGCTCAAGCTCGTCCGCCCCGGCACGCCGAACAAGGCGCTCTCTGGCGCCGTCCGCCTCGGCGTGAGCGGCGCGGCGCACGTCCGGCGCGCGCACCACGAGCTCGTGCGGCGCGGCAAGGCGCTCGGCCCGCCGGCGCCGCTCGGCGTCCTCGTCTGCCCGGAGATCGGCGGCGGCGCCAGGATCTGGATCGCACGGGAGCGGCACCCCGTGCTCGGCCTCCTCGTGGCGGGCGGCGCGGGCGATCGGCCGACCGAGCCCGCAGGCTTCGCCCTCGCGGCGCCCGCGACCATCGTTGAGTGCCGCAGGGCGCTCGCGGGCGCCGGGCTCGCGGCGCAGCCGGCGCAGCTCGACGCGCTCGCCGAGGCAACGTCTCGCCTTTCGCGCCTCGTGGGGGATCTGGGCGATCGCATCGATCTCGCCGAGATCCACCCGCTCGTCGCCCCGGAGGACGGCCCGGCCCTCGCGCTCGACGCGCTGATCGCCGTGTCCGATTGA
- a CDS encoding homocysteine S-methyltransferase family protein → MSFSDEPLLIFDGAYGSALSGMDLPEAAWDGCAGCTEVLNLTSPDAVRGLHAAYLDAGAMALETNTFGGSRIVLGEYGLGDRVADINAAAVRIARAAISGRAGRYVVGSVGPTTKLPSLGHVSRDEMYAAMREQVDALVGAGVDAVLVETCQDMWQAKIAVVAAFDVLAARGADVPVMLSVTLEAAGSMLVGSSIDAVVATFAPFPLFSLGLNCALGPAQMAPHVARLSATWPGRVSVMPNAGLPEVRAGRTFYPLAPDELARHHARFVSELGASIVGGCCGTGPEHVRAVAGAVRGLVPAPRDVRRAPSLSSLYAAVEIAQEPKPLVIGERMNAHGSRKFKKLLLDGAFDEAARLGPEQERRGAHALDLCVAFAGRDERADALAMIVRLNGTARAPIVVDSTRPEVVEAALEAIPGRCLVNSINLEDGGATAGRVLAAARRHGAAVIALTIDREGMAMTAARKVAVARELVALAGRHGLAASDLFIDALTFTLGSGDATLERAAVETLEAIRRIKAEIPGVHTSLGVSNCSFGLPAQARPFLNSIFLHEAIKAGLDAAIVDAGSIVTVARIDSADRRVCEDLILDRRGTDAASPLTALLDRFGARAAGAGERGEGARRERPEDALTSKVLDGDKADLPDLLDGLRVRHDPIDIINKVLVPAMRKVGELFGRGEMLLPFVLKSAEVVKESVRYLEPFMERAAGAAKVRVLLATVQGDVHDIGKNLVDIILTNNGYDVVNLGINVPAEVIIERAREHRVDAIGLSGLLVKSALEMSQSLARYGEAGLGVPILLGGAALSARFVADECVPRYDRPVVFCADAFAGLTAMQELERGTLVSTSVAPPAARSRAREGRAEPAPARAALDRSNPVPTPPFLGPRHVEEIDPALLFPLINREILYRGRWGFRRGKLAEAEHRALIAERADPLFAELEARLLLEGLVEPKVAYGWFPCRAEGDRLVVVHGGAELALDFPRQSFAPHLCIADYFKTAAEGGDVVGVFVGTIGDRALAEARRLYGADAYHDYLMVHGLAVELADALAELWHERMRAEVGGRGQRYGIGYPACPDLAMQRTVFTLVEPGRIGVALTDALEMVPETTTSAIVVHHPAADYFSI, encoded by the coding sequence ATGTCATTTAGCGACGAACCGCTCCTGATCTTCGACGGCGCCTACGGATCGGCGCTCTCCGGCATGGATCTGCCCGAGGCCGCGTGGGACGGCTGCGCCGGCTGCACCGAGGTGCTCAACCTGACCTCGCCCGACGCCGTGCGCGGCCTGCACGCGGCGTACCTCGACGCGGGCGCGATGGCGCTCGAGACGAACACCTTCGGCGGGAGCCGGATCGTGCTCGGCGAGTACGGGCTCGGCGATCGCGTGGCCGACATCAACGCGGCGGCGGTGCGGATCGCGCGGGCGGCGATCTCCGGCAGGGCAGGGCGCTACGTCGTCGGATCGGTCGGACCCACGACCAAGCTGCCGTCGCTCGGCCACGTGAGCCGCGACGAGATGTACGCGGCGATGCGCGAGCAGGTAGACGCGCTCGTCGGCGCGGGCGTCGACGCGGTGCTCGTCGAGACCTGCCAGGACATGTGGCAGGCGAAGATCGCGGTGGTGGCCGCCTTCGACGTCCTCGCCGCGCGGGGCGCGGACGTCCCGGTCATGCTCTCGGTGACGCTCGAGGCCGCGGGCTCCATGCTCGTCGGCAGCTCGATCGACGCCGTGGTCGCGACCTTCGCGCCGTTCCCGCTCTTCTCGCTCGGCCTGAACTGCGCGCTCGGCCCGGCGCAGATGGCGCCCCACGTGGCGCGGCTCTCTGCGACCTGGCCCGGCCGGGTGTCGGTCATGCCGAACGCCGGGCTTCCCGAGGTGCGCGCCGGAAGGACCTTCTACCCGCTCGCGCCGGACGAGCTCGCCCGGCACCACGCCCGCTTCGTCTCCGAGCTCGGAGCATCGATCGTCGGCGGCTGCTGCGGCACCGGGCCGGAACACGTCCGCGCCGTGGCCGGGGCGGTCCGCGGCCTCGTTCCCGCGCCGCGAGACGTGCGGCGCGCGCCGTCGCTCTCGAGCCTCTACGCGGCGGTGGAGATCGCCCAGGAGCCGAAGCCGCTCGTGATAGGCGAGCGGATGAACGCCCACGGGTCGCGGAAGTTCAAGAAGCTCCTGCTCGACGGGGCGTTCGACGAGGCGGCCCGGCTCGGCCCGGAGCAGGAGCGGCGCGGGGCGCACGCCCTGGATCTCTGCGTGGCGTTCGCCGGGCGGGACGAGCGGGCCGACGCGCTGGCGATGATCGTCCGGCTGAACGGGACGGCGCGCGCGCCGATCGTCGTCGACTCCACGCGCCCGGAGGTGGTCGAGGCGGCGCTCGAGGCGATCCCCGGGCGGTGCCTCGTCAACTCGATCAACCTCGAGGACGGCGGCGCGACGGCGGGCCGGGTGCTCGCGGCGGCGAGGCGGCACGGCGCGGCGGTGATCGCGCTCACGATCGACCGCGAGGGGATGGCGATGACCGCGGCGCGGAAGGTCGCGGTGGCGAGGGAGCTCGTCGCGCTCGCGGGGAGGCACGGGCTCGCGGCGTCGGACCTGTTCATCGACGCGCTGACGTTCACGCTCGGCTCCGGCGACGCGACGCTCGAGCGGGCGGCCGTCGAGACGCTCGAGGCGATCCGCCGCATCAAGGCCGAGATCCCGGGCGTGCACACGAGCCTCGGCGTGAGCAACTGCTCCTTCGGGCTCCCGGCGCAGGCGCGGCCGTTCCTCAACTCGATCTTCCTGCACGAGGCGATCAAGGCGGGCCTCGACGCCGCGATCGTCGACGCGGGCAGCATCGTGACGGTCGCGCGCATCGACTCCGCGGATCGGCGCGTCTGCGAGGATCTGATCCTCGACAGGCGCGGGACGGACGCGGCGTCGCCGCTCACGGCGCTCCTCGACCGGTTCGGGGCGCGGGCCGCGGGCGCGGGCGAGAGGGGCGAAGGCGCGCGGCGGGAGCGGCCCGAGGACGCGCTCACCTCGAAGGTGCTGGACGGCGACAAGGCCGATCTCCCGGACCTGCTCGACGGGCTCCGCGTCCGCCACGATCCCATCGATATCATCAACAAGGTGCTCGTGCCCGCCATGCGGAAGGTGGGCGAGCTGTTCGGCCGCGGCGAGATGCTGCTCCCGTTCGTGCTCAAGTCGGCGGAGGTCGTGAAGGAGAGCGTGCGGTACCTCGAGCCGTTCATGGAGCGCGCCGCGGGCGCGGCGAAGGTGCGCGTGCTGCTCGCCACGGTGCAGGGCGACGTGCACGACATCGGCAAGAACCTCGTCGACATCATCCTGACGAACAACGGGTACGACGTCGTGAACCTGGGCATCAACGTCCCGGCCGAGGTGATCATCGAGCGCGCGCGCGAGCACCGGGTGGACGCGATCGGTCTCTCGGGGCTGCTCGTCAAGTCTGCGCTCGAGATGTCGCAGAGCCTCGCGCGGTACGGGGAGGCGGGGCTCGGCGTGCCGATCCTGCTCGGCGGGGCGGCGCTCTCGGCGCGGTTCGTCGCGGACGAGTGCGTCCCGCGCTACGATCGGCCGGTGGTGTTCTGCGCCGACGCGTTCGCCGGTCTCACGGCCATGCAGGAGCTCGAGCGGGGCACGCTCGTCTCTACCTCGGTCGCCCCGCCCGCGGCGAGGTCGCGAGCCCGGGAGGGCAGGGCGGAGCCGGCCCCGGCGCGGGCGGCGCTCGACCGCTCGAACCCCGTCCCGACGCCGCCGTTCCTCGGGCCGCGGCACGTCGAGGAGATCGATCCCGCGCTCCTCTTCCCGCTCATCAACCGCGAGATCCTCTACCGCGGGCGGTGGGGGTTCAGGCGGGGCAAGCTCGCGGAAGCGGAGCACCGGGCGCTCATCGCCGAGCGGGCGGATCCCCTGTTCGCCGAGCTCGAGGCGCGGCTCCTCCTTGAGGGGCTCGTCGAGCCGAAGGTGGCGTACGGCTGGTTCCCGTGCCGCGCCGAGGGCGATCGCCTCGTCGTCGTCCACGGCGGCGCCGAGTTGGCGCTCGACTTCCCGCGCCAGTCGTTCGCGCCACACCTGTGCATCGCGGACTACTTCAAGACCGCGGCGGAGGGGGGCGATGTCGTCGGCGTCTTCGTCGGCACGATCGGCGATCGCGCGCTCGCGGAGGCGCGACGGCTGTACGGCGCGGACGCGTACCACGACTACCTCATGGTGCACGGTCTCGCCGTGGAGCTCGCGGACGCCCTCGCGGAGCTCTGGCACGAGCGGATGCGCGCCGAGGTCGGCGGTCGCGGACAAAGGTACGGCATCGGCTACCCGGCGTGCCCGGATCTCGCGATGCAGCGCACGGTGTTCACCCTCGTCGAGCCGGGGCGGATCGGCGTCGCCCTCACCGACGCGCTCGAGATGGTGCCGGAGACGACCACCTCCGCGATCGTCGTCCACCACCCGGCAGCGGACTACTTCTCGATCTGA